A genomic region of Ammospiza nelsoni isolate bAmmNel1 chromosome 3, bAmmNel1.pri, whole genome shotgun sequence contains the following coding sequences:
- the LOC132070970 gene encoding cullin-9-like: protein MVKEQHAGTLLVQLGPKLQAHPEQLLRQRRGHDERPEYLVRWSVVSSEERAGGGGGASSGDSKAESISLWMSAEEVRASCPALLAHTRPSAADKVAPDAAPLDEASLLEMEADVRSLVRRAGRQVAEAGSPECSVLSTVHVLGAYASIGSLAGAFREAGALELLTAMLCHRERRVRRGAGEMLRALGAHDAGIWAHVLLSLSQQDGIEQHMDFDSRCTLLELFAEITSSAEPCLSFEGIHLPQIPGKQLFVLVKRYLCVTSLLDKLSSGVEQGEEQQGCAVPSPVPEHRSRVKQEFEFSMAMANLISELVHAMGWSHRHKRDPQPRPARSIFQHKPPASTAARAAPTCPAKEPVAFRTRSAFPSRSSYVEYVQATLVSGMRVRMLEDYEQVSAGDEGDFRRSNDGVPPVQVYWQALGCTYWVHWHMVEIIGPSEQKELEGQEKVNTLTRNHRLRAVPQPFLCKPLGGLYSLPYLGQRLPKAADTLSRAEWWELLFFVRRLGAQEQEEITCLIQQHLGEQVDEEALVQLSVPAELAQKVLQALEERCQGSSLRDLRGSRVYGRHFLGRGAEQDGGGSPAASSEGDRSSGPEGTMAKAAEGDLCAAPGPSQGRGVAEKSDSQLFSELLEREGLFLPEVTEEQSQALGSSKGPSEGGSLAEVAAVVEVIQSSSSAAGLRLAGLRHILEMLEEEPKSEQQAGTAQGGLGMGSAGEKLVQVSVELLSAAAAEKALVAVTLRLLAALLARYEWRVPFATEGGVRAVLGCMRLHGCSALVQQAGLAALKVLVGAADAEPGGAGGKGLAWNHGDAQMMREIFASIGSASSKGSASLLSSIPAALSTMQRVPGGSSGVQNGLLVVNMLMDGHRGLAEQLASCDLLAALQSCWRAGQSSGCPQAVLALSAINRLAEHGLPLGPEAAGTEPLLDPKGVQMLLGDLDDGSLCKEVVVALERQLCSQGPVASGQVAQLLQDHSCFRLLLRSLELLGTEKAVSLSILRILNKFLDSYQEDVLPWHECVEPCVCLLITHSSSWEVLQEVVGFLHRLGSASKDCVVVMCHVGTHEALSKALEKHSTVPPLAPALLELVAECEKFAGLYKKLTSSILAGCIQLVLGQIEEHRRSQQPISIPFFDVFLHNLCQGSSMEVKEDKCWEKVQVSSNSHQASKLTDRNPRTYWESNGSTGSHFITVHMQCGVVIRELSMLVASEDSSYMPSRVVVLGGDSPATIRTELNAVTILPSDSRVILLENMTRFWPVIQIRVKRCQQGGIDTRVRGIEVLGPKPSFWPIFREQLCRRTFLSCTARAHAWSQEICRDRGRLLQLFGRLNRALQHEQGFANRFLPDEEAARALGRTFWEALVTPLVQSITSPGPDGVSALAWLLTEYLESVELPRRAPGRRAAFGSCVRRLTQLLVHVDPGGPEPEETRAAGGKEGKNKEVPARTAKVAVEKSRGLWGISQCWRGVVQQQVQRFLEAAGQAPDLAERYCRLYQRLRGATEELFGQQAVFVLALGQGFAGALLQLSFLTALHVSEQFARYLDVQIQELRRAAGSTGPLERLQQFLEPFVVFSGLEFAHTFEHFYRHYLGDRLLTQGPSWLEGGIVEQIGLCFPSRFPQDMLSNLAESEELQRQFSLFQLQEQDKRLLELDTGLDEVLGTATGAEVPEVKVLALSPRCWPVSPLCYMESPGRFFPALLSSPLDEFADFCRQSQSQLGWECSKPRRLQWTWLGHAELQFGDCVLHVSTLQMYILLCFNSTQEVAVEALLGATGLPADLVLHALTPLTQGQGVLVGSCTPGGALRLNQAALAQSCGRQLRLLPQQRYLRTEGAEVSALERKRNILCCLITRILKGEKQLHIDSLVFRVIDACQKGELGPGVQFLSFCCHSVDVLSCILHLLNQGYLRRQEGRPHVLEYISAESTTLPTSQVQPQVAFHTVEIKTAASLASAERRQTFSTFR, encoded by the exons atggtgAAGGAGCAGCACGCTGGCACgctgctggtgcagctgggCCCCAAGCTGCAGGcgcacccagagcagctgctgcggCAGCGGCGCGGCCACGACGAGCGGCCGGAATACCTGGTGCGGTGGAGCGTGGTCAGCTCGGAAGAGAgagcgggaggcggcggcggtgCCTCCTCTGGAGACAGCAAGGCAGAGAGCATCTCCCTGTGGATGTCTGCAGAAGAGGTCCGCGCCAGCTGCCCGGCGCTGCTGGCCCACACGAGGCCGTCGGCCGCGGACAAAGTCGCGCCGGACGCGGCGCCGCTGGACGAGGCCTCGCTGCTGGAGATGGAGGCCGACGTGAGGAGCCTGGTGCGGCGAGCCGGGCGCCAGGTGGCCGAGGCCGGGAGCCCCGAGTGCTCCGTCCTGAGCACGGTGCACGTGCTGGGCGCCTACGCCAGCATCGGCTCCCTGGCGGGCGCCTTCAGGGAGGCgggagccctggagctgctgacggccatgctgtgccacagggagcgGCGCGTCCGCCGCGGCGCCGGCGAGATGCTGCGAGCGCTGGGGGCTCACGATGcag gAATCTGGGCCcatgtgctgctgtccctgagccagcaggatgGCATTGAGCAGCACATGGACTTTGACAGCCGCTGCACCTTGCTGGAGCTGTTTGCTGAGATCAcatcctctgcagagccctgcctgtccTTCGAGGGGATTCACCTCCCTCAG AtccctgggaagcagctgtTTGTCCTGGTGAAGCGCTACCTGTGTGTGACCTCTCTCCTGGACAAGCTGAGCAGCGGcgtggagcagggagaggagcagcagggctgtgctgtgcccagccccgtCCCTGAGCACAGGAGCCGTGTGAAGCAGGAGTTTGAGTTCAGCATGGCCATGGCCAACCTCATCTCGGAGCTGGTGCACGCCATGGGCTGGAGCCACAGGCACAAGCGGGACCCGCAGCCTCGCCCTGCCCGCTCCATCTTCCAGCACAAGcccccagccagcactgctgcccgAGCAGCCCCCACATGCCCAGCAAAGGAGCCCGTGGCCTTCAGGACGCGCTCGGCGTTCCCGAGCCGCAGCAGCTACGTGGAGTACGTGCAGGCCACGCTGGTGAGCGGCATGAGGGTGCGCATGCTCGAGGACTACGAGCAGGTCAGCGCCGGCGACGAGGGCGACTTCCGCCGCAGCAACGACGGCGTGCCCCCGGTGCAG GTGTACTGGCAAGCTCTGGGCTGTACCTACTGGGTTCACTGGCACATGGTCGAGATCATAGGGCCTTCAGAACAAAAGGAGCTGGAGGGCCAGGAGAAGGTGAACACCCTGACACGAAACCACAGACTGAGAGCAG TTCCACAGCCATTCCTGTGCAAGCCCCTGGGGGGGCTGTACTCCCTGCCTTACCTGGGCCAGCGGCTGCCCAAGGCTGCAGACACCCTGAGCCGTGCCGAGTGGTGGGAGCTGCTCTTCTTTGTGAGgaggctgggagcacaggagcaggaggagatcACCTGTctcatccagcagcacctgggagaGCAG GTGGATGAAGAAGCGCTGGTGCAGCTGTCGGTGCCTGCGGAGCTGGCCCAGAAGGTGCTGCAGGCCCTGGAGGAgcggtgccagggcagctctctGCGGGACCTGCGGGGCTCCCGTGTCTACGGCAGACACTtcctggggaggggagcagagcaggatggtGGAGGGAGCCCCGCAGCGTCCTCAGAGGGTGACAGGAGCAGCGGCCCTGAGGGCACGATGGCCAAGGCAGCGGAGGGAGACCTttgtgcagccccagggccaaGCCAGGGCCGCGGTGTGGCAGAGAAGTCGGATTCCCAGCTGTTCAGCGAGCTCCTGGAGAGGGAAGGGCTGTTCTTGCCAGAGGTGACGGAGGAGCAGAGCCAAG CGCTGGGCAGCTCCAAGGGGCCGAGTGAGGGCGGCTCGCTGGCCGAGGTTGCGGCTGTGGTGGAGGTgatccagagcagcagctcggCGGCGGGGCTGCGCTTGGCTGGGCTCAGGCACAtcctggagatgctggaggaggagcccaAGTCGGAGCAGcaagctggcacagcccagggcgGGCTGGGCATGGGGAGCGCCGG ggagaaGCTGGTGCAGGTGTCGGTGGAGCTGCtgagcgcggcggcggcggagaaGGCGCTGGTGGCGGTGACGctgcggctgctggccgcgctgCTGGCCCGCTACGAGTGGCGCGTGCCCTTTGCCACGGAGGGCGGCGTGCGGGCCGTGCTGGGCTGCATGCGGCTGCACGGCTGCTCCGCCCTGGTGCAGCAGGCCGGGCTGGCG GCCCTGAAGGTGCTGGTGGGAGCTGCGGACGCGGAGCCGGGAGGCGCCGGCGGGAAGGGCTTGGCCTGGAACCACGGCGACGCGCAGATGATGCGGGAGATCTTCGCCAGCATCGGCTCTGCCTCCAGCaagggctctgccagcctgctgagcagcatccctgctgccctgagcaccaTGCAGAGGGTCCCAGG gggctcctcAGGCGTGCAGAACGGCCTGCTGGTGGTGAACATGCTGATGGACGGGCACCGGGGCCTGGCGGAGCAGCTGGCGAGCTGCGATCTGCTGGCGgcgctgcagagctgctggagggccGGGCAGAGCAGCGGCTgcccccaggcagtgctggccctCAGCGCCATCAATCGCCTGGCGGAGCACGGGCTGCCCCTGGGCCCGGAGGCCGCAG gcacagagccccTGCTGGACCCCAAGGGCGTGCAGATGCTGCTGGGTGACCTGGACGATGGCAGCCTGTGCAAGGAGGTGGTGGTGGCCCTGGAGCGGCAGCTGTGCAGCCAAGGCCCCGTTGCCTCTGGCCAGGtggcccagctgctgcaggaccacagctgcttcaggctgctgctgcgcagcttggagctgctggggacagagaagGCCGTGAGCCTGAGCATCCTCAG GATCCTGAACAAGTTCCTGGACAGTTACCAGGAGgatgtgctgccctggcacgAGTGTGTGGAGCCCTGTGTGTGCTTGCTGATCacgcacagcagcagctgggag gtgctgcaggaggtcGTTGGCTTCCTGCACcgcctgggcagtgccagcaaggaCTGTGTGGTGGTGATGTGCCACGTGGGCACCCACGAGGCTCTGTCCAAGGCCCTGGAGAAGCACAGCACGGTGCCGCCGTTGGCGCcggccctgctggagctggtggcGGAGTGCGAGAAGTTCGCCGGGCTCTACAAGAAGCTGACGAGCAGCATCTTGGCCGGCTGCATCCAG CTGGTGCTGGGACAGATTGAGGAGCACCGCCGGAGCCAGCAGCCCATCAGCATCCCCTTCTTTGATGTCTTCCTGCACAACCTGTGCCAAG gctcCAGCATGGAGGTGAAGGAGGACAAGTGCTGGGAGAAGGTgcaggtctcttccaactcgCACCAGGCCAGCAAGCTCACGGACAGGAACCCCAGGACCTACTGGGAGTCGAACGGCAGCACGGGCTCCCACTTCATCACTGTGCACATGCAGTGTGGAGTGGTGatcag ggagctgagcatgCTGGTGGCCAGCGAGGACTCCAGCTACATGCCATCgagggtggtggtgctgggcggggacagccctgccaccaTCAGGACGGAGCTGAACGCG GTGACCATCCTGCCCTCGGACAGCAGAGTGATCCTGCTGGAGAACATGACGCGCTTCTGGCCCGTCATCCAGATCCGGGTGAAGCGGTGCCAGCAG GGTGGCATTGACACACGTGTGCGTGGCATCGAGGTGCTGGGTCCCAAGCCCAGCTTCTGGCCCATCttcagggagcagctgtgccgGCGGACGTTCCTCTCCTGCACTGCTCGGGCTCATGCCTGGAGCCAGGAGATTTGCCGAGACCGGGGgcggctgctgcagctctttggcAG ACTGAACCGGGCGCTGCAGCACGAGCAGGGCTTTGCCAACCGCTTCCTTCCCGACGAGGAGGCAGCGCGGGCACTGGGCAGGACGTTCTGGGAGGCCCTGGTGACCCCCTTGGTGCAGAGCATCACCAGCCCAG GCCCCGATGGTGTCagtgccctggcctggctgctcaCCGAGTACCTGGAGAGCGTGGAGCTGCCCCGCCGTGCCCCGGGACGCAGGGCTGCCTTTGGTTCCTGCGTGCGGCGCCTgacccagctcctggtgcacGTGGACCCCGGCGGCCCCGAGCCAGAGGAGACCAGAGCAGCTG gtgggaaggaggggaagaacAAGGAGGTGCCGGCCAGGACTGCAAAGGTGGCTGTGGAGAAGTCAAGAGGCCTGTGGGGAATCTCGCAGTGCTGGCGTGGCGTGGTGCAGCAGCAG GTGCAGCGGTTCCTGGAGGCGGCGGGGCAGGCGCCGGACCTTGCGGAGCGCTACTGCCGGCTGTACCAGCGCCTGCGCGGGGCCACCGAGGAGCTCTTTGGGCAGCAGGCCGTCTTcgtgctggccctgggccagGGCTTTGCGGgggctttgctgcagctctccttCCTCACCGCCCTGCAC GTGAGTGAGCAGTTTGCCCGCTACCTTGACGTGCAGATCCAGGAGCTCCGCAGGGCTGCGGGCAGCACGGGGCCTCTGGAGCGGCTGCAGCAGTTCCTGGAGCCCTTTGTGGTCTTCAGTGGCCTGGAGTTTGCCCACACCTTTGAACACTTCTACAG gCACTACCTGGGGGACCGGCTCCTGACACAAGGGCCATCGTGGCTGGAAGGAGGCATCGTGGAACAGATCGGGCTGTGCTTCCCCAGCCGCTTTCCCCAGGACATGCTGAGCAACTTGGCCGAGTCGGAGGAGCTGCAGCGGCAGTTCAGcctcttccagctgcaggagcaggacaagcggctgctggagctggacacGGGCCTGGACGAG gtgctgggcacagccacggGGGCAGAGGTGCCAGAGGTGAAGGTGCTGGCCCTGTCCCCGCGCTGCTGGCCCGTGTCCCCGCTCTGTTACATGGAGAGCCCTGGGAGGTTTTTCCCGGCGCTGCTGAGCTCCCCCCTGGACGAGTTTGCTGACTTCTGCCGGCAGA gccagagccagctgggctgggagtgcagcaAGCCCCGGCGGCTGCAGTGGACGTGGCTGGGCCACGCCGAGCTGCAGTTTGGAGACTGCGTGCTGCACGTGTCCACGCTGCAGATGTACATCCTGCTGTGCTTCAACAGCACCCAG gaggtggctgtggaggCCCTGCTGGGGGCCACAGGGCTCCCTGCTGACCTGGTGCTCCACGCGCTGACCCCGCTGACCCAGGGCCAGGGCGTGCTGGTGGGGAGCTGCACTCCAGGGG gtgccCTGCGGCTGAACCAGGCAGCCCTGGCGCAGAGCTGCGGCCgccagctgaggctgctgccccagcagaggtACCTGCGCACAGAGGGGGCCGAGGTGAGCGCcctggagaggaagaggaacATCCTGTGCTGCCTCATCACCCGGATCCTCAAGGGGGAGAAGCAGCTGCACATCGACAGCCTGGTGTTCAGG GTGATCGACGCCTGTCAGAAGGGAGAGCTGGGCCCGGGGGTGCAGTTCCTGAGCTTCTGCTGCCACAGCGTGGACGTGCTGTCCTGCATCCTGCACCTGCTGAACCAGGGCTACCTGCGGCGCCAGGAGGGGAGGCCTCACGTCTTGGAATACATCTCTGCTGAATCCACCACACTCCCCACTTCTCAGGTCCAGCCACAGGTTGCCTTCCATACTGTAGAGATCAAGACAGCAGCAAGCCTGGCCTCTGCTGAAAGGAGACAGACTTTTTCCACGTTCAGGTAA
- the LOC132070495 gene encoding phosphofurin acidic cluster sorting protein 1-like: MATAAAASSVLGPGPAAGPPAAAGGAAATATAMASPVPVPVPMNLFATWEIDRSAPSCVPRLCSLRLKKLTVLKELDKELSSVLIAVKIQGSKRVLRSNEYILPPGGLMETELELTFSLQYPHFLKRDGNKLQIMLQRRKRYKNRTILGYKTLAVGIINMAEVMQHPTDGGQLLGLHSNMKDVNIRVAEISIYSLSSQPIDHEDGNVPSGPKIKASDRSPDIDNYSEEEDDSFSSEQEASDDAVQGQDLFDEEDDLRKTKKSRRKMSRTTSIGRQPNFKQKFVALLRRFRVTEEVLDSDPVDQTQEVEEDLGLLYDSLEECNNSDSGPEMEDNESVHSTPKPTLRRFFEGVSHSGSQTEIGSLHSQKGQDQESGSPDEAEQRKPGAQRSQEEQGTEVPAVELTSDESCSRLTPTEAAMREGSMDRLPQLGSGSKTELPSAVSPSKAESKQLWRPRSTSVKDRQSSKVQGGRASSLDSESSPDSWHNTQVPRKSVYDQLNQILVSDEQLPESIVLVNVAEWQGQYVSEQLQAHKQLVVSTCSVADIQAAFNTTVSRIQRFCNCNSHMPPPVKVVVAGDQSYLSVVLRFFVEQLASKTSDWLNYLRFLLVPLGSHPLAKYLASVDNKYSTLFLDTAWRELFSRAEPPTADTVDIAGRVAQFIAGASLSHQLPISEAMLTYKQKSPDEDSCQKFVPFVGVVKVGLVEQSFSASVDSDDATVCTPSLLSSTPTPSISVPYGKETICTPPPSPSVCSSLSGAGSPSPGVEVMGLQVDYWTTQGPERKKEGDKRETGIKNTLKSNFRSLQVSRIPSTGELVPPSTMAMTVVTKEKNKKVMFLSKKPKEKDLEPKSQVIEGITRLICTAKHQNTMLRVSIDGVEWNDVKFFQLAAQWPTHVKYLPVGIFGYSKSV; encoded by the exons GCTCTGCAGTCTGCGCCTGAAGAAGCTCACAGTGCTGAAAGAGCTGGACAaagagctgagctctgtgcttaTCGCTGTGAAGATTCAG GGTTCAAAGCGAGTCCTGAGGTCAAATGAATACATCCTCCCACCTGGGGGCCTGATGGAGACCGAGCTGGAGCTGACCTTCTCACTGCAG TACCCACACTTCCTCAAGAGGGATGGCAACAAGCTGCAGATCATGCTGCAGCGGAGGAAGAGGTACAAGAACCGCACCATCCTGGGCTACAAGACCCTGGCAGTGGGAATCATCAACATGGCTGAG gTCATGCAGCACCCAACGGATggtgggcagctcctgggcctCCACAGCAACATGAAGGACGTGAACATTCGAGTGGCTGAAATCAGCATCTACTCTCTGTCCAGCCAGCCCATCGACCATGAGGATGGGAATGTCCCCTCAGGTCCTAAAATCAAAGCTTCAG ATCGCTCCCCAGACATTGATAACTACTCTGAAGAAGAGGACGACAGCTTCTCCTCAGAGCAGGAAGCCAGTGATGATGCTGTGCAGGGTCAG GATCTGTTTGATGAAGAGGATGACTTGAGGAAAACCAAGAAGtccaggaggaaaatgagccGAACCACATCAATTGGCAGA cAACCAAACTTCAAGCAGAAATTTGTGGCTTTGCTGAGGAGGTTCAGAGTGACAGAAGAG GTCCTGGACTCTGACCCTGTAGACCAGACCCAGGAGGTGGAAGAAGACCTGGGCTTGCTCTATGACAGCCTGGAAGAGTGCAACAACAGTGACAGTGGCCCGGAGATGGAGGACAATGAGAGTGTGCACAGCACACCCAAGCCCACCCTGAG GCGTTTCTTTGAGGGAGTCTCTCATTCTGGTTCCCAGACTGAGATCGGCAGTCTGCACAGCCAGAAAGGGCAAGATCAAGAGTCGGGCAGCCCT gACGAGGCAGAGCAGCGGAAGCCAGGAGCACAGCGATCGCAGGAGGAGCAAGGAACGGAGGTCCCTGCCGTG GAGCTGACATCAGACGAGTCCTGTTCCCGGCTGACTCCCACAGAGGCTGCCATGAGGGAGGGCAGCATGGACAGactgccccagctgggctctgggagcaaAACTGAGCTCCCCAGTGCCGTGTCCCCCAG CAAGGCAGAGAGCAAGCAGCTGTGGCGTCCCCGCAGCACCTCCGTGAAGGACAGGCAGAGCTCCAAGGTACAAGGTGGCCGTGCCAGCAGCCTGGACAGTGAGAGCTCTCCAGACTCATGGCATAACACCCAG gtgCCTCGAAAGTCTGTTTACGATCAGCTGAACCAGATCCTGGTCTCAGACGAGCAGCTCCCCGAGAGCATCGTGCTGGTCAATGTTGCTGAGTggcaggggcag TACGTgagtgagcagctccaggcgCACAAGCAGTTGGTTGTATCCACGTGCTCCGTGGCAGACATCCAGGCAGCCTTCAACACCACTGTCTCCCGCATCCAGCGATT CTGTAACTGTAACTCCCATATGCCTCCCCCGGTGAAGGTGGTGGTGGCAGGGGACCAGAGCTACCTGAGCGTTGTCCTCCGTTTCTTTGTGGAGCAGCTGGCCAGCAAGACATCTGACTGGCTCAACTACCTTCGCTTCCTGCTCGTGCCACTGG GCTCTCACCCTCTGGCCAAGTACCTGGCCTCGGTGGATAACAAATACAGCACTCTCTTCCTGGACACGGCGTGGCGGGAGCTgttcagcagggctgagcctccCACTGCAG ACACTGTGGACATAGCAGGCCGTGTTGCCCAATTCATCGCCGGAGCCAgcctctctcaccagctgcccATCTCTGAGGCCATGCTGACCTACAAGCAGAAAAG CCCCGACGAGGACTCCTGCCAGAAGTTTGTCCCCTTTGTGGGG GTGGTGAAGGTGGGCCTGGTGGAGCAGTCTTTCAGTGCCTCCG TGGACTCGGATGATGCCACAGTCTGCACCccctccctgctgagctcaACACCAACCCCCAGTATATCTGTTCCCTATGGCAAGGAGACCATCTGCACCCCGCCTCCCTCTCCGTCCGTCTGCAGCAGCCTCTCGGGAGCTGG GTCTCCGAGCCCTGGTGTGGAGGTGATGGGCCTGCAGGTGGATTACTGGACAACCCAAGGGCCGGAGAGGAAGAAGGAGGGTGACAAGCGGGAGACGGGTATCAAGAACACCCTCAAGAGCAACTTCCGCTCGCTCCAGGTCAGCCGCATCCCCAGCACCGGGGAGCTGGTGCCCCCCAGCACCATGGCCATGACCGTGGTCAccaaggagaaaaacaagaaag TGATGTTCCTGAGCaagaaaccaaaagaaaaagacttGGAACCCAAAAGCCAAGTCATTGAAGGGATCACACGCCTCATCTGCACAGCCAAGCACCAGAACACCATGTTACGAG TCTCCATAGATGGGGTGGAGTGGAACGATGTGAAGTTTTTCCAGCTGGCAGCACAGTGGCCAACACACGTCAAGTACCTCCCTGTGGGCATCTTCGGCTACTCGAAGAGTGTGTGA
- the MRPL2 gene encoding large ribosomal subunit protein uL2m — translation MAALGLCRAFGALLLSAGPRRARPPALPSGPQPWLLGPLSVPAACRGLSGSAPRCTTDPLWKCRTKYTVRPVGMKKTGGRDHTGRVRVRGIGGGHKRRYRMIDFQRLRYEEGAPAEPFTEKVISVRYDPCRSADIALVAGGNRKRWIIATENMQPGSTITNSPHISRMAVSASEGDAYPLGALPVGTLICNLESHPGKGAQYIRAAGTCGVLLRKVNGTAIVQLPSKRHMQVLETCVATVGRVSNVDHNKRVIGKAGRNRWLGKRPHTGLWHRKGGWAGRKIKPLPPMKSYVNLPRVKAVE, via the exons ATGGCGGCGCTGGGGCTCTGCCGCGCTTTCGGTGCTCTCTTGCTGTCGGCGGgcccccgccgggcccggcccccgGCACTGCCGTCcggcccccagccctggctgctggggccGCTGTCGGTGCCTGCCGCCTGCCGCGGGCTGAGCGGCTCGGCGCCGCGCTGCACCACCGACCCGCTGTGGAAGTGCCGGACCAAGTACACCGTGCGGCCCGTGGGCATGAAGAAGACGGGCGGCCGCGACCACACAG GCCGCGTCCGCGTGCGGGGAATCGGCGGGGGACACAAGCGGCGCTACCGCATGATCGACTTCCAGCGCCTGCGCTACGAGGAGGGCGCCCCGGCGGAGCCCTTCACCGAGAAGGTCATCAGCGTCCGATACGACCCTTGCAG GTCGGCTGACATCGCCCTGGTGGCCGGCGGCAACCGCAAGCGCTGGATCATTGCCACGGAGAACATGCAGCCAGGGAGCACCATCACGAACTCGCCTCACATTAGCAGGATGGCAG TGTCAGCCAGCGAAGGGGACGCATACCCACTGGGGGCTCTGCCTGTAGGCACACTGATCTGCAACCTGGAGAGCCACCCTGGGAAGGGAGCGCAGTACATCCGGGCAGCTG GTACTTGTGGGGTGCTGCTGCGGAAGGTGAACGGGACAGCCATCGTGCAGCTGCCGTCCAAAAGGCACATGCAG GTGCTGGAGACCTGTGTGGCCACGGTGGGCCGCGTGTCCAACGTGGATCACAACAAGCGGGTGATCGGGAAGGCGGGCCGGAACCGCTGGCTGGGCAAGCGCCCGCACACGGGCTTGTGGCACCGCAAGGGTGGCTGGGCCGGCCGCAAGATCAAACCTCTCCCTCCCATGAAAAGCTACGTCAACCTGCCACGGGTCAAAGCAGTGGAGTGA